A window from Staphylococcus succinus encodes these proteins:
- the ahpC gene encoding alkyl hydroperoxide reductase subunit C: MSLINKEIVPFTANAYDPKKDEFFEISDENLKGSWSVVCFYPADFSFVCPTELEDLQGQYDKLQELGVNVYSVSTDTHFVHKAWHDHSEAINKIQYTMIGDPSQAITRNFDVLDEEAGLAQRGTFIVDPDGIVQAAEVNADGIGRDASTLVHKIKAAQYVRQHPGEVCPAKWEEGSETLQPGLDLVGKI, encoded by the coding sequence ATGTCTTTAATTAATAAAGAAATTGTACCATTCACAGCTAATGCTTATGATCCAAAGAAAGATGAGTTTTTTGAAATCTCAGATGAAAATCTAAAAGGTTCATGGAGTGTTGTTTGTTTTTACCCAGCAGACTTTTCATTCGTATGCCCTACTGAATTAGAAGATTTACAAGGTCAATATGACAAATTACAAGAATTAGGTGTAAATGTATATTCAGTTTCAACTGATACACACTTCGTACACAAAGCTTGGCACGACCATTCAGAAGCTATCAACAAAATTCAATACACTATGATTGGTGATCCTTCACAAGCTATTACTCGTAATTTCGATGTATTAGATGAAGAAGCTGGTCTTGCACAACGTGGTACTTTCATTGTAGACCCAGATGGTATTGTACAAGCAGCTGAAGTTAACGCTGACGGTATCGGCCGTGATGCTAGCACGCTAGTACACAAAATTAAAGCAGCACAATATGTACGTCAACACCCAGGCGAAGTTTGCCCAGCAAAATGGGAAGAAGGTTCAGAAACATTACAACCTGGTCTTGACTTAGTAGGTAAAATCTAA
- the ahpF gene encoding alkyl hydroperoxide reductase subunit F — translation MLDDQLKSQLKQLLQLMEGDVVLNASIGSDDKSKELKELLDEVSAMSPHITIEETKLKRTPSFSVNTPDTETGITFAGLPMGHEFNSLVLALLQVSGRAPKEEQSVIDQIKALDRPLHFETYISLTCQKCPDVVQALNLMSLLNPNITHSMIDGSIFREESEDIMAVPAIFLDGEEFGNGRMTIQDILTQLGSQADPAEFNDKDPYDVLIVGGGPASGSAAIYTARKGLRTGIVADRIGGQVNDTAAIENFITVKETDGPKFSSALEDHINQYNVDVMTGIRASDIEKTDNGIVVTLDNGAQLQSKTVIISTGARWRKLEVPGEEALINKGVAFCPHCDGPLFENKNVAVVGGGNSGVEAAIDLAGIVKHVTLLERNANLKADNVLQERLNSLPNVTVIKNAQTTEVLGDDAVTGINYQDKATGEDHTLELEGIFVQIGLLPNTEWLNNYVELNQGNEIMIDRKNATSIPGIFAAGDVTDDRNKQIIISMGAGANAALNAFDYIIRH, via the coding sequence ATGCTTGATGATCAGCTAAAATCACAACTAAAACAATTATTACAATTAATGGAAGGTGACGTTGTCTTAAACGCTAGCATTGGCTCAGATGACAAATCTAAAGAATTAAAAGAATTATTAGATGAAGTATCTGCCATGTCACCTCACATTACTATAGAAGAAACTAAGCTAAAACGTACACCTAGCTTCTCAGTTAATACACCTGACACAGAAACAGGTATTACGTTCGCTGGTTTACCAATGGGTCACGAATTCAACTCACTTGTCCTTGCTTTATTACAAGTAAGTGGACGTGCGCCTAAAGAAGAACAATCTGTAATCGATCAAATTAAAGCATTAGACCGCCCGCTACATTTTGAAACTTATATTAGTTTGACTTGCCAAAAATGTCCCGATGTGGTTCAAGCTTTAAACTTGATGAGTTTATTAAATCCTAATATTACTCATTCTATGATTGATGGTTCTATTTTCAGAGAAGAATCTGAAGATATCATGGCTGTCCCAGCTATTTTCCTTGATGGAGAAGAGTTTGGTAATGGACGTATGACTATTCAAGATATTTTAACTCAGTTAGGTAGTCAAGCAGACCCAGCAGAATTTAACGACAAAGATCCGTATGACGTACTTATTGTCGGTGGGGGTCCAGCAAGTGGTAGTGCAGCAATTTATACTGCGCGTAAAGGATTACGTACAGGTATTGTAGCTGATCGTATTGGCGGCCAAGTTAATGATACTGCTGCGATTGAAAACTTTATCACGGTCAAAGAAACAGATGGTCCTAAATTCTCATCTGCGCTTGAAGACCATATCAATCAATACAATGTCGACGTAATGACAGGTATTCGTGCGAGTGATATCGAAAAAACTGATAATGGCATTGTTGTCACTTTAGACAATGGTGCTCAATTACAAAGTAAAACCGTTATTATTTCTACAGGTGCACGCTGGCGCAAGCTAGAAGTTCCTGGTGAAGAGGCTTTAATTAATAAAGGGGTAGCATTCTGTCCACATTGTGACGGACCTTTATTTGAAAATAAAAACGTTGCTGTTGTCGGTGGTGGAAATTCTGGCGTAGAAGCTGCAATTGATCTTGCCGGTATTGTAAAACATGTTACTTTACTTGAACGTAATGCAAACCTTAAAGCAGATAACGTGTTACAAGAGCGTTTAAATTCGTTACCTAACGTAACAGTAATTAAAAATGCTCAAACAACTGAAGTACTTGGAGACGATGCAGTTACTGGCATTAATTATCAGGATAAGGCAACCGGCGAAGATCATACTTTAGAACTTGAGGGTATTTTTGTTCAAATTGGTTTATTACCGAATACAGAATGGTTAAATAACTATGTAGAATTAAACCAAGGTAATGAGATTATGATTGATCGTAAAAATGCAACAAGCATCCCTGGCATTTTCGCAGCAGGTGATGTTACTGATGATCGTAATAAACAAATCATTATATCTATGGGTGCCGGCGCAAACGCAGCCTTAAATGCATTTGATTATATCATTAGACATTAA
- a CDS encoding NDxxF motif lipoprotein yields MKKSILLTLVLVLSVILSACSNSDPDDDNQDHNEKHAPKNVKKVTEKDIFKSDKQGETISEAEMNKAIKKYLDVNSDIIDNKYLMQYKLDKQSASDTKITDKQAKYLSELSHNAIKNDVRFKKFVKNNKLPKGYKENVDRIITYFTSLNTTIKNADEDVEQLDYQPQNELNVVDVSTKYAGDVNGKQQDKIKKFLKDKGIKSDAVDK; encoded by the coding sequence ATGAAGAAAAGTATACTTTTAACGTTGGTATTGGTACTAAGCGTTATTCTATCAGCGTGTTCAAATAGCGATCCAGACGACGACAATCAAGATCACAATGAAAAACATGCACCAAAAAATGTGAAAAAAGTAACGGAAAAAGATATCTTTAAATCAGATAAACAAGGCGAAACAATTAGCGAAGCCGAAATGAACAAAGCAATCAAGAAATATTTAGATGTCAATTCAGATATCATCGATAATAAATATCTTATGCAATACAAATTAGATAAACAGTCCGCTTCAGATACTAAAATAACGGATAAACAAGCAAAATATCTATCAGAACTATCACACAATGCGATTAAGAATGACGTACGTTTTAAAAAGTTCGTAAAAAACAACAAATTACCAAAGGGCTATAAAGAAAATGTTGATCGTATTATCACCTACTTCACTTCTTTAAATACCACAATTAAAAATGCAGATGAAGATGTAGAACAATTAGACTATCAACCTCAGAATGAATTAAATGTCGTTGATGTTTCTACAAAATACGCTGGAGATGTTAACGGAAAACAACAAGATAAAATCAAAAAATTCTTAAAAGATAAAGGTATTAAATCAGATGCTGTAGATAAATAA
- a CDS encoding histidine phosphatase family protein has translation MKIYLIRHGESQSNYDKKNGNDYFCGQLDVSLTEKGTHSAQLLQHYFEKKKIDYIYLSDLTRTRQTYNAIFDKDIPAHVTSLLRERSLGAFEGVKVKEIEHNPDYELYFNDDNYRSFRHSFTQKAPEGESYRDVLNRVAQFFEEEIDTSLESIAIVAHQVVIRCILVYLGYETEETAVDKKVENCVPIEVEK, from the coding sequence ATGAAAATTTATTTGATAAGGCACGGGGAATCACAATCGAACTATGATAAGAAAAATGGGAATGATTATTTTTGTGGACAATTAGATGTATCTTTAACCGAGAAAGGTACACATTCTGCGCAACTATTACAACATTACTTTGAAAAAAAGAAAATTGATTATATTTATCTATCTGATTTAACACGAACAAGACAGACATATAATGCAATATTTGATAAGGATATACCTGCACATGTAACGTCATTGTTAAGAGAGCGTTCTTTAGGGGCATTTGAGGGTGTAAAAGTAAAAGAGATAGAGCATAATCCGGATTATGAACTTTACTTTAATGATGATAATTATCGTTCATTTCGTCATAGTTTTACACAAAAGGCGCCAGAAGGGGAAAGTTATAGAGATGTTCTAAATCGGGTAGCGCAATTTTTTGAAGAAGAGATTGATACGTCGTTAGAATCTATTGCTATTGTTGCACATCAAGTGGTTATCCGTTGTATCCTAGTATATTTAGGATATGAAACAGAGGAGACCGCAGTTGATAAAAAGGTTGAAAATTGCGTGCCTATCGAAGTTGAAAAATGA
- a CDS encoding DUF4870 domain-containing protein, whose protein sequence is MNEQNFHNDTQGGRVLAAISYFSIFFAPIIVPIIIWILADKPAATHAAKSLLYHIITYVGPIVLVIGVASGSMMFDQQNTAIAIVTLIIAIILIIITIWYTIKNVYRGVKVLISEKAYFRP, encoded by the coding sequence ATGAATGAACAAAACTTTCATAATGATACACAAGGCGGACGTGTATTAGCTGCAATCAGTTATTTTAGTATATTCTTCGCACCAATTATCGTTCCAATTATTATATGGATTTTAGCAGATAAACCCGCTGCCACACATGCTGCTAAATCATTGCTCTATCATATTATAACGTATGTAGGACCAATCGTATTAGTTATTGGTGTTGCATCAGGTTCAATGATGTTCGATCAACAGAACACAGCCATTGCGATTGTTACATTAATAATAGCCATTATTTTAATAATCATCACAATTTGGTATACTATCAAAAATGTTTATCGCGGTGTTAAAGTGCTTATATCTGAAAAAGCATACTTCCGTCCTTAA
- a CDS encoding DUF4889 domain-containing protein, translating to MKKKLTVSLISALVIIGVVVTVMMLLSSQKSTYYGYMANATTAEKVVSEKDGLVTDNIKLKHDESFKPKKGDFVKLVSKDDGETFYKKEVVSHDDIPHGLMMKIHEMDM from the coding sequence ATGAAGAAGAAATTAACAGTATCTTTAATTAGTGCATTAGTTATCATTGGTGTTGTCGTAACTGTAATGATGCTACTCTCTAGTCAAAAAAGTACATACTATGGTTACATGGCGAACGCTACAACTGCTGAAAAAGTAGTGAGTGAAAAAGATGGGCTTGTCACTGACAATATCAAATTAAAACACGACGAAAGCTTCAAACCTAAAAAAGGTGATTTTGTTAAATTGGTATCTAAAGATGATGGAGAAACCTTTTACAAAAAAGAAGTCGTTAGCCACGATGATATTCCTCATGGATTAATGATGAAAATCCATGAGATGGATATGTAA
- a CDS encoding PepSY-associated TM helix domain-containing protein — translation MKNIFNPMQRLHFYAALFITPLLITLTISGIGFLFFQEVENNVYKTEFFGNSSNQQHQTMNQAVEQVEEKFEGFYISKVSILEEPYNNRITLDDMAGNQRYVFLDEHNQIVVDQNAKHTYANVMRNIHSSLFTENTFINYLVELTACWTIFMIISGSYMLIKKKLISNKSKKLKFQKWHGILGLIIAIPLFILVLTGLPWSGFMGAKIAGIMDNSGTLGQSELAVNPPKSDVNEIPWATRSNQQPASKETSAHHGSGEIPNTKIQHQITIDKVIAQAKKEHITKPYSIVYPAKAEAAFTVSKGSNTGVTGLDVSPYDEKTLYLDQYSGENLGEVKYQEYGVIGKWFTWGIPLHEGHLFGVANKVINLLICVALLVAIGLGLTSWIKRMGNRKVKVPVRVQKPMSISLIIVLVILGLLMPLFGLSILVVFIIEALLYFRDKKTRD, via the coding sequence GGCTTCATTTTTATGCAGCATTATTTATAACACCGTTATTAATTACATTAACAATATCGGGGATTGGTTTTCTGTTCTTTCAAGAGGTGGAAAATAATGTGTATAAGACAGAGTTCTTTGGCAACAGTTCTAACCAACAACACCAAACAATGAATCAAGCTGTGGAACAAGTAGAGGAGAAGTTTGAAGGGTTTTATATTAGTAAAGTCAGTATATTGGAAGAACCGTATAATAATAGAATTACTTTGGATGACATGGCTGGAAATCAAAGGTATGTATTTCTAGATGAGCATAATCAAATCGTAGTCGATCAAAATGCTAAACATACATATGCAAATGTAATGAGAAATATTCATAGTTCACTATTTACTGAAAATACTTTTATTAATTATTTAGTAGAGCTTACTGCATGTTGGACAATTTTCATGATTATATCTGGAAGCTATATGCTTATTAAGAAAAAGCTAATTTCAAATAAAAGTAAAAAATTAAAATTTCAGAAATGGCATGGTATATTAGGTCTAATTATAGCAATACCATTATTTATTTTAGTGCTTACTGGCTTACCGTGGTCAGGTTTTATGGGGGCTAAAATAGCTGGTATTATGGATAACTCTGGTACGTTAGGACAATCAGAGCTGGCTGTAAACCCTCCTAAGTCCGATGTGAATGAAATACCATGGGCTACACGTAGTAACCAACAACCGGCATCTAAAGAAACGTCAGCGCACCATGGTAGCGGTGAGATACCAAATACAAAAATCCAACACCAAATTACGATTGATAAAGTAATAGCACAAGCTAAAAAAGAACATATAACCAAACCTTATTCGATAGTTTATCCAGCAAAAGCAGAAGCAGCGTTTACAGTATCTAAAGGTAGTAACACCGGCGTAACAGGATTGGATGTATCACCTTATGATGAAAAAACGCTGTATTTAGACCAATATAGCGGGGAAAATTTAGGGGAAGTGAAGTACCAAGAATATGGTGTGATAGGCAAATGGTTTACATGGGGTATTCCATTACATGAAGGGCATTTATTTGGTGTTGCCAATAAAGTTATTAACCTACTTATTTGTGTAGCGTTGTTGGTTGCAATTGGACTAGGATTAACGTCGTGGATTAAACGTATGGGGAATCGTAAAGTTAAAGTACCTGTAAGAGTTCAAAAACCAATGTCTATTTCATTAATTATCGTACTTGTCATACTAGGTCTGTTAATGCCATTATTTGGATTATCTATCCTCGTCGTATTTATAATAGAAGCGCTACTATATTTTAGGGATAAAAAGACACGTGATTAA